In Carya illinoinensis cultivar Pawnee chromosome 9, C.illinoinensisPawnee_v1, whole genome shotgun sequence, the following are encoded in one genomic region:
- the LOC122277230 gene encoding phosphatidylinositol:ceramide inositolphosphotransferase 1-like isoform X3, translating to MTLYVGREASKLWKRVCTETSTEINLLLENWKYLLAGLVFQKSQAYFCLQYVHGLAARGVHYLHQPGPLLQDVGFFVLPELGQDKAYISETLFTFIFISFILWSFHPFILKGKKIYTVLVWCRVLAFLVASQILRIITFYSTQLPGPNYHCREGSRLARLPRPDGVLEVLLINFPRGIVYGCGDLIFSSHMIFTLVFVRTYQKYGMRRWIKQFIWCLAVVQSLLIVASRKHYTVDIVVAWYTVNLVVFFIDKKLPEMPDRSGATSSLLPLNIKDKDSRTKEENHKLLNGNSGDPADRHYMLSRG from the exons ATGACGCTTTACGTTGGTCGCGAGGCTTCCAAG CTATGGAAAAGAGTTTGCACAGAGACGTCGACAGAGATCAACCTTCTTTTAGAGAACTGGAAATACCTTCTCGCGGGTCTCGTTTTTCAG AAATCACAAGCATACTTCTGTCTACAGTATGTACATGGTCTGGCTGCCCGAGGTGTTCATTATCTTCATCAACCCGGGCCATTACTTCAGGATGTTGGGTTCTTTGTTCTTCCG GAGCTTGGGCAAGACAAAGCTTACATCAGTGAGACTCTGTTCACcttcattttcatatcttttatCTTG TGGAGCTTCCATCCATTCATCTTGAAGGGCAAAAAGATCTACACAGTTCTAGTTTGGTGCAGGGTTCTAGCATTTTTAGTC GCTTCTCAAATTCTGCGGATCATCACATTCTATTCTACCCAGCTTCCTGGTCCAAACTATCATTGTCGTGAG GGTTCAAGACTTGCTAGGCTGCCTCGTCCTGATGGAGTACTTGAAGTCCTCTTGATTAACT TTCCTCGGGGCATAGTTTACGGTTGTGGCGATTTGATTTTTTCATCGCACATGATTTTTACTCTAGTCTTTGTGCGAACATACCAGAAATATGGCATGCGAAG GTGGATAAAACAGTTTATTTGGTGTCTTGCTGTGGTCCAGAGTCTTTTGATTGTAGCATCCCGCAAACATTATACGGTTGACATCGTTGTTGCGTG GTATACTGTTAATTTGGTGGTgttctttatagacaagaaattGCCAG AAATGCCTGATCGTTCTGGGGCAACATCATCATTGTTACCCTTAAATATCAAGGACAAGGATAGCAGGACCAAAGAAGAGAATCATAAGCTCTTGAATGGAAACTCAGGAGACCCTGCTGATAGG CATTACATGCTTTCTAGAGGTTGA
- the LOC122277230 gene encoding phosphatidylinositol:ceramide inositolphosphotransferase 1-like isoform X2, whose product MTLYVGREASKLWKRVCTETSTEINLLLENWKYLLAGLVFQYVHGLAARGVHYLHQPGPLLQDVGFFVLPELGQDKAYISETLFTFIFISFILWSFHPFILKGKKIYTVLVWCRVLAFLVASQILRIITFYSTQLPGPNYHCREGSRLARLPRPDGVLEVLLINFPRGIVYGCGDLIFSSHMIFTLVFVRTYQKYGMRRWIKQFIWCLAVVQSLLIVASRKHYTVDIVVAWYTVNLVVFFIDKKLPEMPDRSGATSSLLPLNIKDKDSRTKEENHKLLNGNSGDPADRRLRTQLNGKTLEDGNMGHLDAAMNGSV is encoded by the exons ATGACGCTTTACGTTGGTCGCGAGGCTTCCAAG CTATGGAAAAGAGTTTGCACAGAGACGTCGACAGAGATCAACCTTCTTTTAGAGAACTGGAAATACCTTCTCGCGGGTCTCGTTTTTCAG TATGTACATGGTCTGGCTGCCCGAGGTGTTCATTATCTTCATCAACCCGGGCCATTACTTCAGGATGTTGGGTTCTTTGTTCTTCCG GAGCTTGGGCAAGACAAAGCTTACATCAGTGAGACTCTGTTCACcttcattttcatatcttttatCTTG TGGAGCTTCCATCCATTCATCTTGAAGGGCAAAAAGATCTACACAGTTCTAGTTTGGTGCAGGGTTCTAGCATTTTTAGTC GCTTCTCAAATTCTGCGGATCATCACATTCTATTCTACCCAGCTTCCTGGTCCAAACTATCATTGTCGTGAG GGTTCAAGACTTGCTAGGCTGCCTCGTCCTGATGGAGTACTTGAAGTCCTCTTGATTAACT TTCCTCGGGGCATAGTTTACGGTTGTGGCGATTTGATTTTTTCATCGCACATGATTTTTACTCTAGTCTTTGTGCGAACATACCAGAAATATGGCATGCGAAG GTGGATAAAACAGTTTATTTGGTGTCTTGCTGTGGTCCAGAGTCTTTTGATTGTAGCATCCCGCAAACATTATACGGTTGACATCGTTGTTGCGTG GTATACTGTTAATTTGGTGGTgttctttatagacaagaaattGCCAG AAATGCCTGATCGTTCTGGGGCAACATCATCATTGTTACCCTTAAATATCAAGGACAAGGATAGCAGGACCAAAGAAGAGAATCATAAGCTCTTGAATGGAAACTCAGGAGACCCTGCTGATAGG AGGTTGAGAACTCAACTCAATGGCAAGACTTTGGAAGATGGAAACATGGGCCATCTTGACGCTGCAATGAATGGAAGTGTATAG
- the LOC122277230 gene encoding phosphatidylinositol:ceramide inositolphosphotransferase 1-like isoform X4 encodes MTLYVGREASKYVHGLAARGVHYLHQPGPLLQDVGFFVLPELGQDKAYISETLFTFIFISFILWSFHPFILKGKKIYTVLVWCRVLAFLVASQILRIITFYSTQLPGPNYHCREGSRLARLPRPDGVLEVLLINFPRGIVYGCGDLIFSSHMIFTLVFVRTYQKYGMRRWIKQFIWCLAVVQSLLIVASRKHYTVDIVVAWYTVNLVVFFIDKKLPEMPDRSGATSSLLPLNIKDKDSRTKEENHKLLNGNSGDPADRRLRTQLNGKTLEDGNMGHLDAAMNGSV; translated from the exons ATGACGCTTTACGTTGGTCGCGAGGCTTCCAAG TATGTACATGGTCTGGCTGCCCGAGGTGTTCATTATCTTCATCAACCCGGGCCATTACTTCAGGATGTTGGGTTCTTTGTTCTTCCG GAGCTTGGGCAAGACAAAGCTTACATCAGTGAGACTCTGTTCACcttcattttcatatcttttatCTTG TGGAGCTTCCATCCATTCATCTTGAAGGGCAAAAAGATCTACACAGTTCTAGTTTGGTGCAGGGTTCTAGCATTTTTAGTC GCTTCTCAAATTCTGCGGATCATCACATTCTATTCTACCCAGCTTCCTGGTCCAAACTATCATTGTCGTGAG GGTTCAAGACTTGCTAGGCTGCCTCGTCCTGATGGAGTACTTGAAGTCCTCTTGATTAACT TTCCTCGGGGCATAGTTTACGGTTGTGGCGATTTGATTTTTTCATCGCACATGATTTTTACTCTAGTCTTTGTGCGAACATACCAGAAATATGGCATGCGAAG GTGGATAAAACAGTTTATTTGGTGTCTTGCTGTGGTCCAGAGTCTTTTGATTGTAGCATCCCGCAAACATTATACGGTTGACATCGTTGTTGCGTG GTATACTGTTAATTTGGTGGTgttctttatagacaagaaattGCCAG AAATGCCTGATCGTTCTGGGGCAACATCATCATTGTTACCCTTAAATATCAAGGACAAGGATAGCAGGACCAAAGAAGAGAATCATAAGCTCTTGAATGGAAACTCAGGAGACCCTGCTGATAGG AGGTTGAGAACTCAACTCAATGGCAAGACTTTGGAAGATGGAAACATGGGCCATCTTGACGCTGCAATGAATGGAAGTGTATAG
- the LOC122277230 gene encoding phosphatidylinositol:ceramide inositolphosphotransferase 1-like isoform X1: MTLYVGREASKLWKRVCTETSTEINLLLENWKYLLAGLVFQKSQAYFCLQYVHGLAARGVHYLHQPGPLLQDVGFFVLPELGQDKAYISETLFTFIFISFILWSFHPFILKGKKIYTVLVWCRVLAFLVASQILRIITFYSTQLPGPNYHCREGSRLARLPRPDGVLEVLLINFPRGIVYGCGDLIFSSHMIFTLVFVRTYQKYGMRRWIKQFIWCLAVVQSLLIVASRKHYTVDIVVAWYTVNLVVFFIDKKLPEMPDRSGATSSLLPLNIKDKDSRTKEENHKLLNGNSGDPADRRLRTQLNGKTLEDGNMGHLDAAMNGSV; encoded by the exons ATGACGCTTTACGTTGGTCGCGAGGCTTCCAAG CTATGGAAAAGAGTTTGCACAGAGACGTCGACAGAGATCAACCTTCTTTTAGAGAACTGGAAATACCTTCTCGCGGGTCTCGTTTTTCAG AAATCACAAGCATACTTCTGTCTACAGTATGTACATGGTCTGGCTGCCCGAGGTGTTCATTATCTTCATCAACCCGGGCCATTACTTCAGGATGTTGGGTTCTTTGTTCTTCCG GAGCTTGGGCAAGACAAAGCTTACATCAGTGAGACTCTGTTCACcttcattttcatatcttttatCTTG TGGAGCTTCCATCCATTCATCTTGAAGGGCAAAAAGATCTACACAGTTCTAGTTTGGTGCAGGGTTCTAGCATTTTTAGTC GCTTCTCAAATTCTGCGGATCATCACATTCTATTCTACCCAGCTTCCTGGTCCAAACTATCATTGTCGTGAG GGTTCAAGACTTGCTAGGCTGCCTCGTCCTGATGGAGTACTTGAAGTCCTCTTGATTAACT TTCCTCGGGGCATAGTTTACGGTTGTGGCGATTTGATTTTTTCATCGCACATGATTTTTACTCTAGTCTTTGTGCGAACATACCAGAAATATGGCATGCGAAG GTGGATAAAACAGTTTATTTGGTGTCTTGCTGTGGTCCAGAGTCTTTTGATTGTAGCATCCCGCAAACATTATACGGTTGACATCGTTGTTGCGTG GTATACTGTTAATTTGGTGGTgttctttatagacaagaaattGCCAG AAATGCCTGATCGTTCTGGGGCAACATCATCATTGTTACCCTTAAATATCAAGGACAAGGATAGCAGGACCAAAGAAGAGAATCATAAGCTCTTGAATGGAAACTCAGGAGACCCTGCTGATAGG AGGTTGAGAACTCAACTCAATGGCAAGACTTTGGAAGATGGAAACATGGGCCATCTTGACGCTGCAATGAATGGAAGTGTATAG
- the LOC122277105 gene encoding uncharacterized protein LOC122277105, translating to MADELASIWSSLKLTEEEQQELVLPEETFQSIKTKSSHCIFAYHLYDRSVNREAFKSTMAKVWNLEGWITFKEIGFNKFLIEFQLLSDKRKVLQGRPWSFDRHLICLKDFEDDLAPNDIRFRTEPFWVQLHNVPFAVMNAEQGVILGSVIGKVHTVETDDQGCGWGRHLRVRVDVDINKPLPRGKLIKVRGKQCWTYFKYERLPNFCFKCGQLMHMEGKCPSQTTSKQSQDQYGQWMRASHGPSQFFSTKKYGGSSEQSSQDNSSPVQPKAAEAQKVNSGWSNSGTEGVATSKNSAEGKQKQGNGLTPTGQADHTWSSTEGEANCPNSDHDGLSQQDKREIKRKETPYPSSRPLTQVSDSEQILPLLLQNSDMRVEYSTPQKTSSNNKLSNTVLLKENSTRVSGKGTREATKWKRKAREQAPILANITNQQLTPTLSPNLKRVAYGTETRSRNRLSKKQKTEVVFESKQTNEPEVVAVLQPHLSK from the coding sequence ATGGCCGACGAGCTAGCATCGATATGGAGCTCTTTGAAGCTTACAGAAGAGGAGCAGCAGGAACTGGTCCTGCCAGAGGAAACCTTCCAGTCCATAAAAACGAAAAGCAGTCACTGCATCTTTGCCTACCACCTGTATGACAGAAGTGTAAACCGAGAGGCATTCAAGTCCACTATGGCTAAGGTGTGGAACTTGGAAGGTTGGATCACCTTCAAGGAAATAGGTTTCAACAAGTTTCTCATAGAATTTCAACTGCTTTCAGATAAAAGGAAGGTGCTACAAGGTAGACCATGGTCATTTGACAGGCACCTCATTTGCTTAAAGGATTTCGAAGATGATTTGGCCCCAAATGATATAAGATTCAGAACAGAACCCTTCTGGGTACAGTTACACAATGTACCATTCGCGGTTATGAATGCAGAACAAGGTGTAATACTGGGCTCAGTAATCGGCAAGGTTCACACAGTAGAAACAGATGATCAGGGCTGTGGTTGGGGAAGACACCTCAGAGTAAGGGTGGATGTTGACATTAACAAACCTCTCCCTCGAGGAAAGTTGATCAAAGTAAGAGGAAAACAGTGTTGGACCTATTTCAAGTATGAACGCCTcccaaatttttgtttcaaatgtggACAGCTTATGCACATGGAaggtaaatgcccaagtcaaaCCACTTCCAAGCAATCCCAGGACCAGTATGGACAATGGATGCGTGCCTCTCATGGTCCTTCACAGTTTTTCTCAACTAAGAAGTATGGTGGTTCATCGGAACAGTCATCACAGGACAACTCCTCCCCGGTGCAACCAAAGGCAGCTGAGGCCCAAAAGGTCAATTCGGGATGGTCCAATTCAGGGACAGAGGGGGTAGCTACCAGCAAGAACTCTGCAGAGGGAAAACAGAAGCAAGGTAATGGCCTTACCCCGACAGGTCAGGCTGACCATACCTGGAGCAGTACAGAAGGAGAAGCCAACTGTCCAAACAGTGATCATGATGGTCTATCTCAGCAAGACAAAAGAGAAATCAAAAGGAAAGAGACCCCATACCCCTCCTCTAGGCCTCTGACACAGGTAAGTGACTCTGAACAAATCTTACCTTTACTCTTACAGAATAGTGATATGAGGGTAGAGTATAGTACACCACAAAAGACTTCTAGTAACAATAAGCTGAGCAACACTGTGCTACTAAAGGAAAACTCGACCAGGGTTAGTGGAAAGGGAACTAGAGAGGCTACTAAgtggaaaaggaaagctagggAACAAGCTCCCATCCTAGCTAACATTACAAACCAACAGCTCACACCCACCCTTTCCCCGAACCTCAAAAGGGTAGCTTATGGTACTGAGACTAGATCCAGAAACAGGCTGTCAAAGAAACAGAAAACTGAGGTGGTATTCGAGTCGAAACAAACCAATGAACCAGAGGTGGTGGCTGTACTACAGCCCCACCTATCCAAATGA